One region of Deltaproteobacteria bacterium genomic DNA includes:
- the ruvB gene encoding Holliday junction branch migration DNA helicase RuvB has translation MSGVPVRPELDAAALDDERRLEAALRPRTLDDFVGQDAIRANLRVFLAAARERGEAVDHHLFCGPPGLGKTALAYVVAREMGASLRATSGPVLERPGDLAALLSNLEPGDVLFVDEIHRLHPSVEEILYPAMEDFHLDLVIGQGPSARSIRLDLPRFTLVGATTRAGLLSAPLRDRFGYVARLDYYPPADLVEILRRSAGRLPLELAPAAADEIARRARGTPRIALRLLRRVRDFAEVGPDGTRVGTGRPGEVTREVARLALDRLEVDEQGFDRLDRLFLRALLEKFDGGPVGIETLAAALGEDRGTLEDVVEPFLLQAGYLDRTPRGRLATARAWSHLGLGAPPAPGSQRRLL, from the coding sequence ATGAGCGGCGTGCCGGTCCGGCCCGAGCTCGACGCGGCCGCCCTCGACGACGAGCGGCGGCTCGAGGCCGCCCTGCGGCCGCGCACGCTCGACGACTTCGTGGGCCAGGACGCGATCCGCGCCAACCTGCGCGTGTTCCTGGCCGCGGCCCGCGAGCGCGGTGAGGCCGTGGACCACCACCTGTTCTGCGGTCCGCCCGGGCTCGGCAAGACCGCCCTCGCCTACGTGGTGGCGCGCGAGATGGGCGCGAGCCTGCGTGCCACCAGCGGGCCCGTGCTCGAGCGCCCCGGCGATCTCGCGGCGCTGCTCAGCAACCTCGAGCCCGGCGACGTGCTCTTCGTCGACGAGATCCACCGCCTGCACCCGTCCGTCGAGGAGATCCTCTACCCGGCGATGGAGGACTTCCACCTCGACCTCGTGATCGGGCAGGGGCCGAGCGCGCGCTCGATCCGGCTCGACCTGCCGCGCTTCACGCTGGTGGGCGCGACGACGCGCGCGGGCCTGCTCTCGGCGCCGCTGCGCGACCGCTTCGGCTACGTGGCGCGCCTCGACTACTACCCGCCCGCCGACCTGGTCGAGATCCTGCGCCGCTCGGCCGGGCGCCTGCCGCTCGAGCTCGCGCCGGCGGCCGCCGACGAGATCGCCCGCCGCGCCCGCGGCACGCCGCGCATCGCGTTGCGCCTGCTGCGGCGCGTTCGCGACTTCGCCGAGGTCGGCCCCGACGGCACGCGGGTGGGCACGGGCCGGCCGGGAGAGGTCACCCGCGAGGTCGCGCGCCTTGCGCTCGACCGGCTCGAGGTCGACGAGCAGGGCTTCGACCGCCTCGACCGCCTGTTCCTGCGCGCGCTGCTCGAGAAGTTCGACGGCGGTCCGGTCGGGATCGAGACCCTGGCCGCTGCGCTCGGGGAGGACCGGGGCACGCTCGAGGACGTGGTCGAGCCGTTCCTGCTCCAGGCGGGCTACCTCGACCGCACGCCGCGGGGGCGTCTCGCCACGGCGCGCGCCTGGAGCCATCTCGGCCTCGGCGCGCCGCCGGCGCCCGGAAGCCAGCGCCGCCTCCTCTGA
- the ruvA gene encoding Holliday junction branch migration protein RuvA has translation MIAHLEGVLRQKEPTRAIVSVAGVGYEVLVSLSTFSALPDEGKSVSLRVHTHVREDAIQLFGFHTDLERALFEQLIRVNGVGPKLAQALLSGLAPHDLATALARGDAASLCAVPGVGAKTAQRLVLDLRERVAALHAAAGPAPEPTPAAGGGDEERVEGVVSALVNLGTARPRAERAARDALEAEPGAPLEQLVRAALRRLAR, from the coding sequence ATGATCGCCCACCTCGAAGGCGTCCTGCGCCAGAAGGAGCCGACCCGCGCGATCGTGAGCGTGGCGGGGGTGGGCTACGAGGTGCTCGTCTCGCTCTCGACCTTCTCCGCGCTGCCCGACGAGGGCAAGAGCGTGTCGCTGCGGGTCCACACCCACGTGCGCGAGGACGCGATCCAGCTCTTCGGCTTCCACACCGACCTCGAGCGGGCACTCTTCGAGCAACTGATCCGGGTCAACGGGGTCGGGCCCAAGCTCGCGCAGGCGCTGCTCTCGGGCCTGGCGCCGCACGACCTCGCGACGGCGCTGGCGCGCGGCGACGCGGCGTCGCTCTGCGCCGTCCCGGGCGTCGGCGCGAAGACGGCCCAGCGTCTGGTGCTCGATCTGCGCGAGCGCGTGGCCGCGCTCCACGCAGCCGCGGGGCCGGCTCCGGAGCCCACGCCCGCGGCCGGCGGCGGAGACGAAGAGCGTGTGGAGGGCGTCGTCTCGGCGCTCGTGAATCTCGGGACCGCCCGGCCGCGCGCCGAGCGCGCCGCGCGCGACGCGCTCGAGGCGGAGCCCGGTGCGCCGCTCGAGCAGCTCGTGCGCGCGGCGCTGCGCAGGCTCGCGCGATGA
- the ruvC gene encoding crossover junction endodeoxyribonuclease RuvC: protein MRVLAQRPSRILGVDPGSSVTGFGVVERRGAQIRHVAHGTLRPARGASLAERLAVIQAGLAGAIAAHRPEVAVIERVFAGRSARSALVLGHARGVALATAAAAGLAVCEYTAPEIKLAVAGSGAAQKRQVQAMVARLLALEACPAFDAADALAAALCHAHRGPLAALAAAASGRRRAAAHGAGRLVVRRAR, encoded by the coding sequence ATGCGTGTCCTGGCCCAGCGACCGAGCCGGATCCTCGGGGTCGACCCGGGCTCGAGCGTGACCGGCTTCGGCGTCGTGGAGCGCCGCGGCGCCCAGATCCGCCACGTGGCCCACGGTACGCTGCGCCCGGCGCGCGGCGCCTCGCTCGCGGAGCGCCTCGCGGTGATCCAGGCGGGTCTCGCGGGCGCGATCGCCGCGCACCGGCCCGAGGTGGCGGTGATCGAGCGCGTCTTCGCCGGGCGCAGCGCGCGCTCCGCGCTGGTGCTCGGCCACGCGCGCGGCGTGGCGCTCGCGACCGCGGCCGCCGCCGGCCTGGCGGTGTGCGAGTACACGGCGCCCGAGATCAAGCTCGCCGTTGCTGGCAGCGGGGCGGCGCAGAAGCGCCAGGTCCAGGCGATGGTTGCACGGCTCCTCGCTCTCGAAGCGTGCCCGGCCTTCGACGCCGCGGATGCGCTGGCGGCGGCGCTCTGCCACGCGCACCGCGGCCCGCTGGCGGCTCTTGCCGCAGCGGCGTCGGGACGCAGGCGGGCCGCAGCACACGGGGCGGGACGGCTCGTCGTGAGGCGCGCGCGATGA
- a CDS encoding YebC/PmpR family DNA-binding transcriptional regulator, producing MSGHSKWATIKRKKGALDAKRGKAFTKVIRELVTAARLGGGDPAANPRLRLVVEKARALNMPKDNIERAIKRGAGGGEGERYEEVAYEGYGPAGVAVLVEALTDNRNRTVGEIRHAFTKHGGNLGQSGCVSHLFEKRGVLEFDRAGLDLDRLMEVGLEAGADDVVESESAVEVLTDPRSFEAVRDALVAQGLEPAGAGVSMRATTTVKLEGAAAEQMLKLAEALEDLDDVQGVAANFDIPEAEMERISS from the coding sequence ATGTCCGGTCATTCCAAGTGGGCGACGATCAAGCGCAAGAAGGGCGCCCTCGACGCCAAGCGCGGGAAGGCCTTCACGAAGGTGATCCGCGAGCTGGTGACCGCCGCGCGCCTCGGCGGGGGCGATCCCGCCGCGAACCCGCGGCTGCGCCTGGTGGTCGAGAAGGCCCGCGCGCTGAACATGCCCAAGGACAACATCGAGCGGGCGATCAAGCGCGGGGCCGGCGGCGGCGAGGGCGAGCGCTACGAGGAGGTCGCCTACGAGGGCTACGGTCCGGCCGGGGTGGCCGTCCTCGTCGAGGCCCTGACCGACAACCGCAACCGCACCGTCGGCGAGATCCGCCACGCCTTCACGAAGCACGGCGGGAACCTGGGCCAGAGCGGCTGCGTCTCGCATCTCTTCGAGAAGCGGGGCGTCCTCGAGTTCGACCGCGCCGGGCTCGACCTCGACCGCCTGATGGAGGTCGGGCTCGAGGCGGGGGCCGACGACGTGGTCGAGAGCGAGAGCGCGGTCGAGGTGCTGACCGATCCCCGGAGCTTCGAGGCGGTGCGCGACGCGCTGGTGGCCCAGGGCCTCGAGCCCGCCGGTGCCGGCGTCTCGATGCGGGCCACCACCACCGTGAAGCTCGAGGGCGCCGCGGCCGAGCAGATGCTGAAGCTCGCCGAGGCGCTCGAGGACCTCGACGACGTCCAGGGCGTCGCCGCCAACTTCGACATCCCGGAGGCGGAGATGGAGCGGATCTCCTCCTAG